GCAGGTGCTCTGTTGTGGACTCAGTCGGCAGCGACTTGAAGAGGCTGTCCGCTGCCATGGCTGGCCCGTCAGTGCCGTTGACGATCTGGCGTGTGCTGATGTGCTGCTGAGCGTGCGTCAAGGGTTGGGACGCCAGCCCGAGCTGCGCCGACAGGCAAGGGAGGCCGGGGTGCCGATTCTTGTGATCAAGTCGGACTCTCTGGCCCAGGTTGAGCGAGCTCTTGAGCGCCTGCTCAACCGCCAGACCCTGCCGAGGAAGGATCACGAGCCTGAGGCGTCATCAGACGAGCCTGACCGAGATGACGCCTTGGCTGCTCTTGAGGAATGTCGTCTTGCGGTGGAGCAGATTGTGATGCCGCAGGGTCGTCCGGTTGAACTCCTGCCCCGTAATGAGAACGTCCTCCAGATGCAGGCGGATCTTGTGGCGCGTTACAGCCTCAAGAGCGATGTCTATGGATCCAGTGACCAACGCCGGCTCAGGGTTTTCCCCCCATGATCAACGATCTAGTGGCCCCAATGCATTGACGAAGGTCACTCCATTGTGAGTAACTATTTAAACCCCAGAGTTGACCTCCGTAGGGAGTCTCATAACTGGAGTCAATGGGCCGTCGCCAAGCGGTAAGGCAGCGGGTTTTGGTCTCGCCATTCCTAGGTTCGAATCCTAGCGGCCCAGTTTTTTTTGAACTTCGGTGCTTTCCCCCAGTCTGCTGGTCTTTGATTTTGACGGCGTGATTGTGGATGGGATGAATGAGTACTGGTGGAGTGCTCGTCGTGCCTGCCTGCGTCTGCATCCTGCTGTCGATCTTCCTGAGTCCACACCTCCAGAGTTCAGGCAGCTCAGGCCTTGGATTCATCACGGTTGGGAGATGGTGCTGATCGCGGCATTGATCTCTGAGCAATGCGGCCCTCTCGAGCAGCTCGGGGTCCACGAGTTTGTGCATGATTACGCGGCGCATTGCACAGCTGCACTGAAACGTTTCAGCTGGACGCCTGCCTTGCTGCAGCAAGCACTGGAGGCGGTGCGGGCCGATGCGGTGCGGACCGATCGTGATGCCTGGCTGGCTCTGCATCAGCCCTATCCGGGCGTGCCTGAACGTTTGAATGCTTTTTCGGAAGAGAACATGGCCTGGGCTGTGCTGACCACAAAGGCACGTGATTTCACGGCCGAGCTGCTCGCCTCGATGGGGCTCAAACCTGAACGGCTGGATGGCCATGAGTCGGGATCGAAGCCTGAGGTGCTGCGCCGCCTCGCCTGCGACTGGACCTTGAGCGGTTTTGTTGAGGACCGTCGCCCCACTCTGGAAACCGTTCGTGCCACCCCAGGTCTTGAATCCCTGCCCTGCTGGCTGGTCAGCTGGGGATACCTGAGACCTACTGATTTCACTGATCCCTCCGGTGCCATTCGCCTGCTGCGACCAGAGCAGTTCGCAGCCCCCTTGGCGGACTGGCCCTGATTCGATAACGTACATCTGTACTACGTGAGACGGATGGCCTGGATCGGGGCACTGGATGATCTGTCCGGTCTCTGAATCCCACCGAGGCGTCGGTTCATCCGCCGTCCCGATCAGCTGCCTGCGGCGTTCTTCTGCTCTTTAACTGTTTCAGCCATGCCAGCCGATGTGAAAGCCTCCCAGTCCCCCGGTGGAGATGTCCGCCCAGGTGAGCGCGATAAAGCGCTCAATCTCGTGCTCGGTCAGATCGAGCGCAACTTCGGCAAGGGATCGATCATGCGTCTTGGAGACGCATCCCGAATGAGGGTGGAAACAATCTCCACCGGAGCCCTCACTCTTGATCTCGCTTTGGGTGGTGGATATCCCAAGGGACGTGTCGTTGAGGTCTATGGGCCCGAAAGTTCTGGTAAGACCACGTTGACCTTGCATGCCATTGCCGAGGTTCAGCGCAATGGAGGCGTCGCAGCCTTTGTGGATGCCGAGCATGCTCTCGACCCGGTTTATGCCGCGTCACTGGGAGTGGATGTGGAAAATCTGCTGGTATCGCAGCCGGATACAGGCGAGATGGCGCTGGAGATTGTGGATCAGCTGGTCCGTTCCGCGGC
Above is a window of Synechococcus sp. BIOS-E4-1 DNA encoding:
- a CDS encoding HAD family hydrolase, whose protein sequence is MLSPSLLVFDFDGVIVDGMNEYWWSARRACLRLHPAVDLPESTPPEFRQLRPWIHHGWEMVLIAALISEQCGPLEQLGVHEFVHDYAAHCTAALKRFSWTPALLQQALEAVRADAVRTDRDAWLALHQPYPGVPERLNAFSEENMAWAVLTTKARDFTAELLASMGLKPERLDGHESGSKPEVLRRLACDWTLSGFVEDRRPTLETVRATPGLESLPCWLVSWGYLRPTDFTDPSGAIRLLRPEQFAAPLADWP